Proteins co-encoded in one Stigmatopora nigra isolate UIUO_SnigA unplaced genomic scaffold, RoL_Snig_1.1 HiC_scaffold_26, whole genome shotgun sequence genomic window:
- the casp8ap2 gene encoding CASP8-associated protein 2 isoform X1, with translation MESSSSNLVAPVYGTSEDSVDIYDGLNLNHLSSSASPLQLKESMDLYEEIVTEEQQGRESSYTELKFCFQAAQNQIQDLHRRLELMELQNKRLNTENFHLKKNISALLRTAKQEVIRKDAEIQRLNQLSGKGRDPLYRGQNSSSQALTFSMKSIPKSPAPSHPPLSAQSTLSRDIDLSKIYQSQRREKDSPNNKASASCNEPEVSSCSHSKVSSSEHCLVTEKWNKHSFSNPTIPSSNKHHLSDMHKTREDKCQTHVVTIDNKYSNSSSKTYTQTIDKHDPHKLDTDTRRRHNFRTHQIKESKTVKEHCPPINNSQVLYFSDSCQGSSRERRHRKTHHSAHRSSTDDYRRFHKKIKISDGHGRSCLEHLISKDQMRYSTSQRAKSFTDFSKEKQSDRLPKDYQWKGNRTHEENNSSRHKGESERITLGETQPPKKSCSAKHIVKNEKQLKRLKTSVKEPVKNSYQNSKLCFMEKLNLTLSPIKNPVSNNTRQGGSTVINPQIEKDDINLSGEIDGNGLQNNLKKATTEYDEAAMFKTLQGADVQENVTSYYKAEGTSGQSIDLAANCMDIEQTPISKDNSSQLEIHRNDDARTKFIQNGQLDSNEQADLTEYRCHKFGKVDTKQPSSPLQQLDNERSKYKCIDFAQSVALVRNGPKGLTLGTNLPDKLKKSPDRQKNEFLNHDIETSPQSQQPHHITLSYDSEPGVKPSFSTTTIAQNTCSAQDDSKDTNTVSSTICLELVGQQEHRLPETIPVLINKEDFGSSGTVNSPSSSVDYIGVSKVSSTTEEIAPPKNHSAPTDTLRESSGEDSHTKKMEPCSSKPLLHDEDSMMNTFCHIKRIPDAISPLRSPVHLMNTSHHLVDGKLDHIKSLQKEFSAVSDDGNKNLHLNKENKYPGCPLKNEKQDFEVKQSGLPSNISDTEQAEEDIRTGTEDGKSPNTTKCLKVAEKLRHRGNLLKNISKVTCVASDEMTTTGNVSTQSPGNKSRFKTVCPTSSKASFSTIEEVMEMFTTVRLVIRKKYMKLHKTFPRKSFCGVMENFRESFLEFLDGAHFAQICCQAMDLKSKLKVLIVSFFDKVADNGIVKRIFEQQAVDLKQKLWVFVDNQVDFLLKDIYMTLKSFCSPAQTLPEEKMHETEKPFRHPYTRTQSLKDLKAPLMSMNQLKPFGAPYETGLGSRGKDIRIDPTENEKKKKHTQNDIDNHSRVDHLSPREPSISGKHKMTTFVASQSTSVFEKSDFELLTEQQATSLTFNLVRDSQMGEIFKCLLQGADLLETNEKRGESTLWALATPKKTAERVLSMTTPNKFYSSEFLSPTKLNSPKHFSTKSSITLQKMTPQGQAQVKPNLALFDENCLLEIPSENQVTLQSSILSQCNPCILSEDLAVSLTNPSPLKSESNLSFLPPSGIHPLATPDSVISAHIGEDALLDGEDATEQDIHLALDTDNSSLGSSNSRPSETVVNTFILKPELPMHALVMEKSNKHFILKIRQGITLSKDESSYEAVSEDNQIGKYVAIQKSQEKHFLDKMHEYSSPSKVISSECSVSEHSEIPLICQNESIDIRSTKDLKINRNLVRAEHLTLNSEREDLHNVMDSSKTISKITNSNETFLKCRHSSGHTIKTPSLDDENPKPHLNMSNNSPNPLCQTRTISFDSQTRSSSFKPLVQRKTQCQRTKWKSQNVANLSHLEGELERTAGYKTGKKLTKKDEPCEKSKKRKYNHEQSKDKRTRRDQDYCIEDIAISSKNDVDPQTLSSSPNSLSAMNVIKKKGTLVMAWTRDEDRAILVQLKTKGASRKTFASLSDMLKKTPEQISQRFDQLMNLVKKQGNMNT, from the exons ATggagagcagcagcagcaacctTGTGGCTCCTGTCT ATGGTACCAGTGAAGATTCTGTAGATATCTACGATGGCCTCAATCTCAATCATTTGAGCAGTTCAG cgAGTCCTTTGCAGCTGAAAGAATCAATGGATCTATACGAAGAAATTGTAACAGAGGAACAACAGGGAAGAGAATCATCTTACACCGAG CTGAAGTTCTGTTTCCAAGCAGCGCAAAACCAAATTCAAGATTTACACAGAAGACTTGAACTGATGGAGCTACAG aataaaagGCTAAACACGGAGAACTTTCATCTCAAAAAGAATATCTCTGCACTTTTACGGACAGCAAAACAAGAGGTTATACGAAAGGATGCTGAGATTCAGAGGCTCAACCAGTT GTCAGGGAAAGGTCGCGATCCTCTTTATAGAGGGCAAAACTCCTCCAGCCAAGCTCTCACCTTCTCGATGAAGAGTATTCCAAAATCTCCTGCACCCAGCCACCCCCCATTATCTGCTCAATCAACTTTATCAAGGGATATAGATCTTTCAAAGATATATCAATCccaaagaagagaaaaagatTCTCCCAACAACAAGGCTAGTGCATCGTGCAATGAGCCCGAAGTCTCGTCATGTAGTCATTCTAAAGTTTCATCAAGTGAACATTGTCTAGTAACTGAAAAATGGAACAAGCATTCTTTCAGCAACCCAACCATACCTTCTTCAAACAAACATCATTTGTCAGATATGCATAAAACCAGAGAAGACAAATGTCAAACACATGTTGTTACCATAGACAACAAGTACAGCAATAGTTCTTCCAAAACATACACTCAAACAATTGACAAACACGACCCTCATAAATTAGACACAGACACTCGAAGAAGACATAACTTCAGAACACATCAAATCAAGGAAAGCAAAACGGTAAAGGAACATTGTCCTCCAATCAATAATTCACAAGTACTATATTTCTCAGATTCCTGTCAAGGAAGTAGTCGAGAAAGAAGACATAGAAAAACCCATCATTCAGCTCATCGTAGCTCCACAGACGACTATCGCcgatttcataaaaaaatcaagattagTGATGGACATGGTAGGTCATGCTTGGAACATTTGATTTCTAAAGACCAGATGAGGTATTCTACATCTCAGCGAGCCAAAAGCTTCACTGATTTCTCCAAAGAGAAGCAATCGGATAGGCTGCCAAAAGATTACCAGTGGAAGGGAAACAGAACACATGAAGAAAACAATTCCAGTAGACATAAGGGAGAGTCTGAGAGAATCACACTTGGTGAAACTCAACCACCCAAAAAATCCTGCAGCGCTAAACAcattgttaaaaatgaaaaacaactaaaaagacTGAAAACATCAGTAAAAGAGCCAGTTAAGAACAGTTATCAAAACAGTAAACTGTGTTTCAtggaaaaactaaatttaaCCCTTTCACCAATTAAAAATCCAGTATCAAACAACACCAGGCAGGGTGGAAGTACTGTGATTAATCCCCAAATTGAAAAAGATGATATAAATCTCAGTGGTGAAATTGATGGCAATGGATTACAAAACAATCTAAAAAAGGCAACTACAGAATATGATGAAGCCGCAATGTTCAAAACGTTGCAAGGGGCAGATGTTCAAGAAAATGTCACAAGCTACTATAAAGCAGAAGGCACTTCTGGACAATCTATAGATTTGGCAGCTAATTGCATGGATATAGAGCAAACACCAATATCCAAAGACAATAGTTCTCAATTGGAAATACATAGGAATGATGACGCCAGAACTAAATTCATCCAAAACGGCCAATTAGATTCAAATGAACAAGCAGATCTAACTGAGTACAGATGTCACAAATTTGGAAAGGTTGACACTAAACAGCCAAGCAGTCCTTTACAACAATTAGACAATGAAAGAtccaaatataaatgtattgattttgCACAGTCTGTCGCTTTAGTAAGAAACGGTCCCAAAGGGCTAACGCTGGGCACCAATTTGCCAGATAAATTGAAGAAATCTCCAgacaggcaaaaaaatgaatttctcaATCATGACATAGAAACAAGCCCACAAAGTCAGCAGCCACATCACATCACCTTATCTTATGACTCTGAACCAGGAGTGAAACCTTCTTTTTCTACTACCACTATTGCACAGAATACATGCAGTGCTCAGGATGATTCCAAAGATACAAATACTGTATCAAGTACTATATGTTTGGAATTGGTTGGGCAACAGGAACATAGGTTGCCTGAGACAATTCCTGTTTTAATAAATAAGGAGGACTTTGGGAGCTCAGGCACTGTAAATTCCCCAAGTTCATCTGTTGACTACATTGGGGTGTCAAaggtgagcagtacaacagAAGAAATTGCTCCACCCAAAAATCATTCCGCACCTACCGACACACTGAGGGAAAGCTCTGGCGAAGatagtcacacaaaaaaaatggagccttGCAGTTCAAAGCCATTACTTCATGATGAAGACTCCATGATGAACACTTTTTGCCATATCAAGAGAATCCCAGATGCGATCAGCCCTCTGAGGAGTCCAGTCCACCTAATGAATACAAGCCATCACCTTGTTGATGGAAAGCTCGACCATATCAAAAGTTTACAAAAAG AGTTCTCAGCTGTTTCTGATGATGGAAACAAAAACTtgcatttaaacaaagaaaataaatatccaGGCTGTCctctaaaaaatgaaaagcaggACTTTGAGGTCAAACAATCAGGACTGCCTTCCAATATTTCTGACACTGAGCAAGCGGAAGAGGATATTCGAACTGGAACTGAGGATGGAAAATCACCTAATACAACCAAGTGTCTAAAGGTGGCAGAAAAACTCAGACATAGAGGAAATCTTTTGAAGAACATATCAAAAGTAACATGTGTTGCTTCAGATGAAATGACTACAACAGGAAATGTATCAACACAAAGTCCTGGTAACAAGAGTCGTTTTAAAACAGTTTGTCCAACGTCATCCAAGGCTTCTTTTTCAACAATAGAAGAAGTAATGGAAATGTTCACAACAGTTCGCTTGGTAATCCGAAAGAAATACATGAAGCTTCACAAAACATTTCCGAGGAAAAGTTTCTGTGGTGTGATGGAGAACTTTAGGGAGTCTTTTTTGGAATTCTTGGATGGGGCCCATTTTGCTCAAATATGCTGTCAAGCTATGGATCTGAAATCAAAGCTGAAAGTATTAATAGTatcgttttttgacaaagtaGCTGACAATGGTATTGTGAAGCGGATCTTTGAGCAACAAGCTGTTGACTTGAAGCAAAAGTTGTGGGTCTTTGTAGATAATCAGGTTGACTTTTTGCTCAAGGATATCTACATGACTTTGAAAAGCTTTTGTAGTCCAGCACAGACATTACCTGAAGAAAAGATGCATGAAACTGAAAAACCTTTCAGACATCCTTATACGAGAACGCAATCTCTAAAAGATTTAAAGGCTCCATTAATGAGCATGAATCAACTGAAGCCCTTTGGTGCTCCTTATGAAACAGGTCTCGGTAGTAGAGGCAAAGACATAAGAATTGACCCcacagaaaatgagaagaaaaaaaaacacacacaaaatgatattGATAATCATTCACGAGTTGATCATCTTTCTCCTCGTGAGCCTTCAATCTCAGGGAAACACAAAATGACTACTTTTGTAGCCTCTCAAAGCACATCAGTGTTTGAAAAAAGTGACTTTGAACTACTTACAGAGCAACAAGCTACTAGTTTGACATTTAACCTGGTAAGAGATTCTCAAATGGGAGAAATATTTAAGTGTCTCTTGCAAGGGGCTGACTTGCTTGAAACCAATGAAAAAAGAGGTGAAAGCACATTATGGGCTCTAGCAACTCCAAAAAAGACTGCGGAACGAGTCCTCAGCATGACAACCCCAAATAAATTTTACTCATCTGAATTTCTTTCCCCAACAAAATTAAATTCTCCCAAACATTTTAGTACAAAGTCCAGCATTACTCTTCAGAAGATGACACCACAGGGCCAAGCTCAGGTAAAACCAAATCTTGCCTTATTTGATGAAAACTGCCTACTTGAGATCCCATCTGAGAATCAAGTAACACTACAATCCAGCATTTTGTCACAGTGTAATCCTTGTATTCTATCTGAAGATCTTGCAGTATCCCTAACTAATCCATCACCACTAAAGTCTGAAAGCAATTTGAGCTTTCTCCCACCATCTGGCATCCATCCTTTAGCCACTCCGGATAGTGTCATCAGTGCTCACATTGGTGAGGATGCTCTTCTAGATGGTGAAGATGCTACTGAACAAGACATCCACCTGGCTCTTGACACAGACAACTCCAGCCTTGGATCTAGCAACAGCAGGCCTTCAGAGACAGTTGTCAATACTTTTATATTGAAGCCAGAATTGCCCATGCATGCGCTAGTGATGGAAAAGTCcaataaacatttcattttgaagATCCGTCAGGGGATCACTCTTTCCAAAGATGAAAGCTCATATGAGGCAGTAAGCGAGGATAATcaaattggaaaatatgttgCAATTCagaaaagtcaagaaaaacattttttggacaaaatgcatGAATATTCTTCCCCATCTAAAGTAATATCTTCAGAATGCAGTGTGTCTGAACATTCAGAAATCCCTTTGATATGTCAAAATGAGTCCATTGATATCCGTTCGACTAAAGATTTGAAAATTAACAGAAACCTTGTGCGCGCGGAGCATTTGACTCTTAACTCAGAGAGAGAGGACTTACACAATGTGATGGATTCTTCAAAAACTATTTCAAAAATTACTAATTCCAACgaaacctttttaaaatgccGTCATTCATCAGGACACACCATCAAAACCCCCAGTCTGGATGATGAAAACCCCAAGCCACACTTGAATATGAGTAACAACAGTCCAAATCCCCTGTGTCAAACAAGGACTATTTCTTTTGATTCACAAACAAGATCAAGTTCTTTCAAACCTTTGGTTCAACGCAAAACTCAATGCCAAAGGACAAAATGGAAAAGTCAAAATGTTGCAAACCTTTCTCACTTGGAGGGAGAATTGGAGAGAACAGCGGGATATAAAACTGGAAAGAAactcacaaaaaaagatgagccTTGTGAGAAAAGTAAAAAACGGAAATATAACCATGAGCAATCAAAAGATAAGCGAACAAGAAGAGATCAAGATTATTGTATTGAAGACATTGCCATTAGCTCCAAAAATGATGTTGACCCACAAACCTTATCTTCATCCCCCAATAGTTTGTCTGCCATGAATGTCATCAAGAAAAAAGGAACCTTGGTGATGGCGTGGACCAG AGATGAAGATCGAGCTATCCTTGTTCAACTGAAAACAAAAGGTGCTTCCCGCAAAACGTTTGCTTCCCTGTCGGATatgctgaaaaaaacaccagaacag ATTTCTCAGAGATTTGACCAGCTGATGAATCTTGTCAAGAAACAGGGCAATATGAATACCTGA
- the casp8ap2 gene encoding CASP8-associated protein 2 isoform X2: MESSSSNLVAPVYGTSEDSVDIYDGLNLNHLSSSASPLQLKESMDLYEEIVTEEQQGRESSYTELKFCFQAAQNQIQDLHRRLELMELQNKRLNTENFHLKKNISALLRTAKQEVIRKDAEIQRLNQLSGKGRDPLYRGQNSSSQALTFSMKSIPKSPAPSHPPLSAQSTLSRDIDLSKIYQSQRREKDSPNNKASASCNEPEVSSCSHSKVSSSEHCLVTEKWNKHSFSNPTIPSSNKHHLSDMHKTREDKCQTHVVTIDNKYSNSSSKTYTQTIDKHDPHKLDTDTRRRHNFRTHQIKESKTVKEHCPPINNSQVLYFSDSCQGSSRERRHRKTHHSAHRSSTDDYRRFHKKIKISDGHGRSCLEHLISKDQMRYSTSQRAKSFTDFSKEKQSDRLPKDYQWKGNRTHEENNSSRHKGESERITLGETQPPKKSCSAKHIVKNEKQLKRLKTSVKEPVKNSYQNSKLCFMEKLNLTLSPIKNPVSNNTRQGGSTVINPQIEKDDINLSGEIDGNGLQNNLKKATTEYDEAAMFKTLQGADVQENVTSYYKAEGTSGQSIDLAANCMDIEQTPISKDNSSQLEIHRNDDARTKFIQNGQLDSNEQADLTEYRCHKFGKVDTKQPSSPLQQLDNERSKYKCIDFAQSVALVRNGPKGLTLGTNLPDKLKKSPDRQKNEFLNHDIETSPQSQQPHHITLSYDSEPGVKPSFSTTTIAQNTCSAQDDSKDTNTVSSTICLELVGQQEHRLPETIPVLINKEDFGSSGTVNSPSSSVDYIGVSKVSSTTEEIAPPKNHSAPTDTLRESSGEDSHTKKMEPCSSKPLLHDEDSMMNTFCHIKRIPDAISPLRSPVHLMNTSHHLVDGKLDHIKSLQKEFSAVSDDGNKNLHLNKENKYPGCPLKNEKQDFEVKQSGLPSNISDTEQAEEDIRTGTEDGKSPNTTKCLKVAEKLRHRGNLLKNISKVTCVASDEMTTTGNVSTQSPGNKSRFKTVCPTSSKASFSTIEEVMEMFTTVRLVIRKKYMKLHKTFPRKSFCGVMENFRESFLEFLDGAHFAQICCQAMDLKSKLKVLIVSFFDKVADNGIVKRIFEQQAVDLKQKLWVFVDNQVDFLLKDIYMTLKSFCSPAQTLPEEKMHETEKPFRHPYTRTQSLKDLKAPLMSMNQLKPFGAPYETGLGSRGKDIRIDPTENEKKKKHTQNDIDNHSRVDHLSPREPSISGKHKMTTFVASQSTSVFEKSDFELLTEQQATSLTFNLVRDSQMGEIFKCLLQGADLLETNEKRGESTLWALATPKKTAERVLSMTTPNKFYSSEFLSPTKLNSPKHFSTKSSITLQKMTPQGQAQVKPNLALFDENCLLEIPSENQVTLQSSILSQCNPCILSEDLAVSLTNPSPLKSESNLSFLPPSGIHPLATPDSVISAHIGEDALLDGEDATEQDIHLALDTDNSSLGSSNSRPSETVVNTFILKPELPMHALVMEKSNKHFILKIRQGITLSKDESSYEAVSEDNQIGKYVAIQKSQEKHFLDKMHEYSSPSKVISSECSVSEHSEIPLICQNESIDIRSTKDLKINRNLVRAEHLTLNSEREDLHNVMDSSKTISKITNSNETFLKCRHSSGHTIKTPSLDDENPKPHLNMSNNSPNPLCQTRTISFDSQTRSSSFKPLVQRKTQCQRTKWKSQNVANLSHLEGELERTAGYKTGKKLTKKDEPCEKSKKRKYNHEQSKDKRTRRDQDYCIEDIAISSKNDVDPQTLSSSPNSLSAMNVIKKKGTLVMAWTRDEDRAILVQLKTKGASRKTFASLSDMLKKTPEQGSHTRSM; this comes from the exons ATggagagcagcagcagcaacctTGTGGCTCCTGTCT ATGGTACCAGTGAAGATTCTGTAGATATCTACGATGGCCTCAATCTCAATCATTTGAGCAGTTCAG cgAGTCCTTTGCAGCTGAAAGAATCAATGGATCTATACGAAGAAATTGTAACAGAGGAACAACAGGGAAGAGAATCATCTTACACCGAG CTGAAGTTCTGTTTCCAAGCAGCGCAAAACCAAATTCAAGATTTACACAGAAGACTTGAACTGATGGAGCTACAG aataaaagGCTAAACACGGAGAACTTTCATCTCAAAAAGAATATCTCTGCACTTTTACGGACAGCAAAACAAGAGGTTATACGAAAGGATGCTGAGATTCAGAGGCTCAACCAGTT GTCAGGGAAAGGTCGCGATCCTCTTTATAGAGGGCAAAACTCCTCCAGCCAAGCTCTCACCTTCTCGATGAAGAGTATTCCAAAATCTCCTGCACCCAGCCACCCCCCATTATCTGCTCAATCAACTTTATCAAGGGATATAGATCTTTCAAAGATATATCAATCccaaagaagagaaaaagatTCTCCCAACAACAAGGCTAGTGCATCGTGCAATGAGCCCGAAGTCTCGTCATGTAGTCATTCTAAAGTTTCATCAAGTGAACATTGTCTAGTAACTGAAAAATGGAACAAGCATTCTTTCAGCAACCCAACCATACCTTCTTCAAACAAACATCATTTGTCAGATATGCATAAAACCAGAGAAGACAAATGTCAAACACATGTTGTTACCATAGACAACAAGTACAGCAATAGTTCTTCCAAAACATACACTCAAACAATTGACAAACACGACCCTCATAAATTAGACACAGACACTCGAAGAAGACATAACTTCAGAACACATCAAATCAAGGAAAGCAAAACGGTAAAGGAACATTGTCCTCCAATCAATAATTCACAAGTACTATATTTCTCAGATTCCTGTCAAGGAAGTAGTCGAGAAAGAAGACATAGAAAAACCCATCATTCAGCTCATCGTAGCTCCACAGACGACTATCGCcgatttcataaaaaaatcaagattagTGATGGACATGGTAGGTCATGCTTGGAACATTTGATTTCTAAAGACCAGATGAGGTATTCTACATCTCAGCGAGCCAAAAGCTTCACTGATTTCTCCAAAGAGAAGCAATCGGATAGGCTGCCAAAAGATTACCAGTGGAAGGGAAACAGAACACATGAAGAAAACAATTCCAGTAGACATAAGGGAGAGTCTGAGAGAATCACACTTGGTGAAACTCAACCACCCAAAAAATCCTGCAGCGCTAAACAcattgttaaaaatgaaaaacaactaaaaagacTGAAAACATCAGTAAAAGAGCCAGTTAAGAACAGTTATCAAAACAGTAAACTGTGTTTCAtggaaaaactaaatttaaCCCTTTCACCAATTAAAAATCCAGTATCAAACAACACCAGGCAGGGTGGAAGTACTGTGATTAATCCCCAAATTGAAAAAGATGATATAAATCTCAGTGGTGAAATTGATGGCAATGGATTACAAAACAATCTAAAAAAGGCAACTACAGAATATGATGAAGCCGCAATGTTCAAAACGTTGCAAGGGGCAGATGTTCAAGAAAATGTCACAAGCTACTATAAAGCAGAAGGCACTTCTGGACAATCTATAGATTTGGCAGCTAATTGCATGGATATAGAGCAAACACCAATATCCAAAGACAATAGTTCTCAATTGGAAATACATAGGAATGATGACGCCAGAACTAAATTCATCCAAAACGGCCAATTAGATTCAAATGAACAAGCAGATCTAACTGAGTACAGATGTCACAAATTTGGAAAGGTTGACACTAAACAGCCAAGCAGTCCTTTACAACAATTAGACAATGAAAGAtccaaatataaatgtattgattttgCACAGTCTGTCGCTTTAGTAAGAAACGGTCCCAAAGGGCTAACGCTGGGCACCAATTTGCCAGATAAATTGAAGAAATCTCCAgacaggcaaaaaaatgaatttctcaATCATGACATAGAAACAAGCCCACAAAGTCAGCAGCCACATCACATCACCTTATCTTATGACTCTGAACCAGGAGTGAAACCTTCTTTTTCTACTACCACTATTGCACAGAATACATGCAGTGCTCAGGATGATTCCAAAGATACAAATACTGTATCAAGTACTATATGTTTGGAATTGGTTGGGCAACAGGAACATAGGTTGCCTGAGACAATTCCTGTTTTAATAAATAAGGAGGACTTTGGGAGCTCAGGCACTGTAAATTCCCCAAGTTCATCTGTTGACTACATTGGGGTGTCAAaggtgagcagtacaacagAAGAAATTGCTCCACCCAAAAATCATTCCGCACCTACCGACACACTGAGGGAAAGCTCTGGCGAAGatagtcacacaaaaaaaatggagccttGCAGTTCAAAGCCATTACTTCATGATGAAGACTCCATGATGAACACTTTTTGCCATATCAAGAGAATCCCAGATGCGATCAGCCCTCTGAGGAGTCCAGTCCACCTAATGAATACAAGCCATCACCTTGTTGATGGAAAGCTCGACCATATCAAAAGTTTACAAAAAG AGTTCTCAGCTGTTTCTGATGATGGAAACAAAAACTtgcatttaaacaaagaaaataaatatccaGGCTGTCctctaaaaaatgaaaagcaggACTTTGAGGTCAAACAATCAGGACTGCCTTCCAATATTTCTGACACTGAGCAAGCGGAAGAGGATATTCGAACTGGAACTGAGGATGGAAAATCACCTAATACAACCAAGTGTCTAAAGGTGGCAGAAAAACTCAGACATAGAGGAAATCTTTTGAAGAACATATCAAAAGTAACATGTGTTGCTTCAGATGAAATGACTACAACAGGAAATGTATCAACACAAAGTCCTGGTAACAAGAGTCGTTTTAAAACAGTTTGTCCAACGTCATCCAAGGCTTCTTTTTCAACAATAGAAGAAGTAATGGAAATGTTCACAACAGTTCGCTTGGTAATCCGAAAGAAATACATGAAGCTTCACAAAACATTTCCGAGGAAAAGTTTCTGTGGTGTGATGGAGAACTTTAGGGAGTCTTTTTTGGAATTCTTGGATGGGGCCCATTTTGCTCAAATATGCTGTCAAGCTATGGATCTGAAATCAAAGCTGAAAGTATTAATAGTatcgttttttgacaaagtaGCTGACAATGGTATTGTGAAGCGGATCTTTGAGCAACAAGCTGTTGACTTGAAGCAAAAGTTGTGGGTCTTTGTAGATAATCAGGTTGACTTTTTGCTCAAGGATATCTACATGACTTTGAAAAGCTTTTGTAGTCCAGCACAGACATTACCTGAAGAAAAGATGCATGAAACTGAAAAACCTTTCAGACATCCTTATACGAGAACGCAATCTCTAAAAGATTTAAAGGCTCCATTAATGAGCATGAATCAACTGAAGCCCTTTGGTGCTCCTTATGAAACAGGTCTCGGTAGTAGAGGCAAAGACATAAGAATTGACCCcacagaaaatgagaagaaaaaaaaacacacacaaaatgatattGATAATCATTCACGAGTTGATCATCTTTCTCCTCGTGAGCCTTCAATCTCAGGGAAACACAAAATGACTACTTTTGTAGCCTCTCAAAGCACATCAGTGTTTGAAAAAAGTGACTTTGAACTACTTACAGAGCAACAAGCTACTAGTTTGACATTTAACCTGGTAAGAGATTCTCAAATGGGAGAAATATTTAAGTGTCTCTTGCAAGGGGCTGACTTGCTTGAAACCAATGAAAAAAGAGGTGAAAGCACATTATGGGCTCTAGCAACTCCAAAAAAGACTGCGGAACGAGTCCTCAGCATGACAACCCCAAATAAATTTTACTCATCTGAATTTCTTTCCCCAACAAAATTAAATTCTCCCAAACATTTTAGTACAAAGTCCAGCATTACTCTTCAGAAGATGACACCACAGGGCCAAGCTCAGGTAAAACCAAATCTTGCCTTATTTGATGAAAACTGCCTACTTGAGATCCCATCTGAGAATCAAGTAACACTACAATCCAGCATTTTGTCACAGTGTAATCCTTGTATTCTATCTGAAGATCTTGCAGTATCCCTAACTAATCCATCACCACTAAAGTCTGAAAGCAATTTGAGCTTTCTCCCACCATCTGGCATCCATCCTTTAGCCACTCCGGATAGTGTCATCAGTGCTCACATTGGTGAGGATGCTCTTCTAGATGGTGAAGATGCTACTGAACAAGACATCCACCTGGCTCTTGACACAGACAACTCCAGCCTTGGATCTAGCAACAGCAGGCCTTCAGAGACAGTTGTCAATACTTTTATATTGAAGCCAGAATTGCCCATGCATGCGCTAGTGATGGAAAAGTCcaataaacatttcattttgaagATCCGTCAGGGGATCACTCTTTCCAAAGATGAAAGCTCATATGAGGCAGTAAGCGAGGATAATcaaattggaaaatatgttgCAATTCagaaaagtcaagaaaaacattttttggacaaaatgcatGAATATTCTTCCCCATCTAAAGTAATATCTTCAGAATGCAGTGTGTCTGAACATTCAGAAATCCCTTTGATATGTCAAAATGAGTCCATTGATATCCGTTCGACTAAAGATTTGAAAATTAACAGAAACCTTGTGCGCGCGGAGCATTTGACTCTTAACTCAGAGAGAGAGGACTTACACAATGTGATGGATTCTTCAAAAACTATTTCAAAAATTACTAATTCCAACgaaacctttttaaaatgccGTCATTCATCAGGACACACCATCAAAACCCCCAGTCTGGATGATGAAAACCCCAAGCCACACTTGAATATGAGTAACAACAGTCCAAATCCCCTGTGTCAAACAAGGACTATTTCTTTTGATTCACAAACAAGATCAAGTTCTTTCAAACCTTTGGTTCAACGCAAAACTCAATGCCAAAGGACAAAATGGAAAAGTCAAAATGTTGCAAACCTTTCTCACTTGGAGGGAGAATTGGAGAGAACAGCGGGATATAAAACTGGAAAGAAactcacaaaaaaagatgagccTTGTGAGAAAAGTAAAAAACGGAAATATAACCATGAGCAATCAAAAGATAAGCGAACAAGAAGAGATCAAGATTATTGTATTGAAGACATTGCCATTAGCTCCAAAAATGATGTTGACCCACAAACCTTATCTTCATCCCCCAATAGTTTGTCTGCCATGAATGTCATCAAGAAAAAAGGAACCTTGGTGATGGCGTGGACCAG AGATGAAGATCGAGCTATCCTTGTTCAACTGAAAACAAAAGGTGCTTCCCGCAAAACGTTTGCTTCCCTGTCGGATatgctgaaaaaaacaccagaacag GGTTCCCACACAAGGTCAATGTAA